One stretch of Nocardioides perillae DNA includes these proteins:
- a CDS encoding integrase core domain-containing protein yields MIRIEAGMSTARFCQLIAMPERTWRRWQAKTRAGGQTKGPWPQPARESARDRVLFHANKRPAWGHRKIWAMVRHDGHVVSEATVLRLLRDEGLILPAHYQRERRKLAERRKAAFANDPTGPNQVWQMDFSEFETTTGGTWRLAGCRDYWSKYEHPFHVSPTANQFDAIDAVELALADYEAMFGHPLAYLCEIDTETGEIKPVVTIVTDNGGPFRSFRFEAFILAHPELSHVRTRVKSPGQNGSRERGFGTLKYERLYIDEIDDAVMLAKHAEEYRIEYNQIRPHEALAWNRPKEVHLGLASPTVPTFQTTENLPTP; encoded by the coding sequence GTGATCCGCATCGAGGCGGGCATGTCGACCGCGAGGTTCTGCCAGCTCATCGCCATGCCCGAGCGGACATGGCGACGTTGGCAGGCCAAGACCAGGGCCGGTGGCCAGACCAAGGGACCGTGGCCGCAGCCGGCGCGCGAGTCGGCTCGCGACCGGGTGCTCTTCCACGCCAACAAGCGCCCGGCCTGGGGCCACCGCAAGATCTGGGCCATGGTCCGCCACGACGGGCACGTCGTCAGCGAGGCGACCGTGCTACGGCTCCTGCGCGACGAGGGGCTGATCCTGCCGGCGCACTACCAGCGCGAACGCCGCAAGCTTGCCGAGCGACGCAAGGCAGCGTTCGCAAACGACCCGACCGGGCCGAACCAGGTCTGGCAGATGGACTTCTCCGAGTTCGAGACCACCACCGGCGGCACCTGGCGGCTGGCGGGCTGTCGGGACTATTGGAGCAAGTACGAGCATCCGTTCCACGTCTCGCCGACCGCGAACCAGTTCGACGCGATCGATGCCGTCGAACTCGCGCTGGCCGACTACGAAGCCATGTTCGGCCACCCACTCGCATATCTCTGCGAGATCGACACCGAGACAGGTGAGATCAAGCCGGTCGTCACGATCGTCACCGACAACGGCGGCCCGTTCCGGTCCTTCAGGTTCGAGGCCTTCATCCTCGCCCACCCCGAGCTGAGCCACGTCCGCACCCGGGTGAAGTCGCCCGGCCAGAACGGGTCACGCGAGCGCGGGTTCGGCACGCTGAAGTACGAGCGGCTCTACATCGACGAGATCGACGACGCCGTCATGCTCGCCAAGCACGCCGAGGAGTACCGCATCGAGTACAACCAGATCAGGCCCCACGAAGCACTGGCCTGGAACCGGCCCAAGGAGGTGCACCTCGGCCTGGCCAGCCCGACCGTCCCGACATTCCAAACCACCGAAAACCTGCCAACTCCTTGA
- a CDS encoding helix-turn-helix domain-containing protein → MAGTIIARARRGSGLSQRELARRSGTSQPTLSTYEHGTKSPTLAVAERIVNSSGFDLDLVPRVEFTIHSGARGEPFVVPDRLWRLDTATAFATVTLPQHLHWSGPSRPYNLRDRRDRARVYEIVLREGEPADLLAYLDGALLVDLWDDLVIPRTIRSAWEPLIVSFGAIA, encoded by the coding sequence ATGGCCGGGACGATCATCGCGCGCGCACGCCGCGGCAGTGGACTGTCGCAGCGGGAACTGGCGCGCCGTTCGGGCACCTCGCAGCCAACGCTCTCGACCTACGAGCACGGCACCAAGTCGCCGACGCTCGCTGTGGCCGAGCGGATCGTCAACAGCAGTGGCTTCGATCTCGACCTCGTGCCCCGCGTCGAGTTCACCATCCACTCCGGTGCCCGTGGCGAGCCGTTCGTCGTCCCTGATCGCCTGTGGCGTCTCGACACTGCCACAGCCTTCGCGACGGTGACGCTGCCCCAGCATCTGCACTGGTCCGGCCCGTCGCGTCCCTACAACCTTCGCGACCGGCGCGACCGGGCCAGGGTCTACGAGATCGTTCTTCGCGAAGGTGAGCCGGCCGACCTGCTCGCCTACCTGGACGGGGCCCTGCTCGTCGACCTCTGGGACGACCTCGTCATCCCGCGGACGATCCGCAGCGCCTGGGAGCCGCTCATCGTGTCATTCGGTGCCATCGCGTGA
- a CDS encoding DUF6361 family protein, producing the protein MVSTFGWLDTDSEQRRKMLEVVDLFKEEGTVDELGIGSIRDALADSLFPGTSVLHTRLRYVMFIPWLMQQAAHKPSPTEMSAEFRTLEYRLIGSLMAGGEELGVIGNRARNNLKRMPSGMYWAALGSWQIRQGDFSTEGYFRRQHDYRQLSTRTVKADDLEARELLPGSGLDPHVPPAPNDWLKAVDFQLMSRVKELAGFRWFGMSGRSGWPGRGAPPWAGSRPVLRGA; encoded by the coding sequence GTGGTTTCGACGTTCGGGTGGCTCGACACAGACAGCGAGCAGCGCAGGAAGATGCTGGAAGTCGTCGACCTCTTCAAAGAAGAGGGCACCGTCGACGAGCTCGGCATCGGCTCCATTCGCGACGCTCTCGCCGACTCACTCTTCCCCGGAACGTCCGTGCTGCACACCCGCCTGCGGTACGTCATGTTCATTCCCTGGTTGATGCAGCAAGCGGCGCACAAGCCCTCCCCCACGGAAATGAGCGCCGAGTTCCGGACACTCGAGTACCGACTCATCGGCAGCCTCATGGCTGGCGGCGAAGAACTGGGAGTCATCGGCAACCGCGCTCGGAACAACCTCAAGCGCATGCCCAGTGGCATGTACTGGGCAGCTCTCGGCTCCTGGCAGATCCGGCAGGGCGACTTCTCTACAGAGGGCTACTTCCGCCGCCAACACGACTACCGCCAACTCTCGACACGAACCGTGAAGGCCGATGACCTCGAGGCGCGCGAGTTGCTCCCCGGCTCGGGCCTCGATCCTCACGTTCCGCCCGCTCCGAACGACTGGTTGAAGGCGGTCGACTTCCAGCTCATGTCCCGCGTCAAGGAGTTGGCAGGTTTTCGGTGGTTTGGAATGTCGGGACGGTCGGGCTGGCCAGGCCGAGGTGCACCTCCTTGGGCCGGTTCCAGGCCAGTGCTTCGTGGGGCCTGA
- a CDS encoding DUF6880 family protein — MTSLADAVLPLIRTRSDLHSYSAAYSHGRDMHEAIDILEQAIPTTDPVEIYAVTHKALASSVRVIARADDSAGIIGDACRRLLELHPQAAAAARTPVGKLIDWMIKFQFDDDGVDYFELDPVAYASALGDAGMAAYRKSLAEVEATLGPRPSEGERLSSAHSHAWFTLDWNAQRLAVLDHDIDAIIRTHAKDRKVAAWLQDTAEAFEEIGEIDLAIDWAKQATDLDRGHQSLKAADYWCGLLEAHRPSEALDARLSVFRKWPSSSSAARVHKAAGKSWPDYRDEVVATLAASPRDAVLFALLTLKEPEFAWNLAHSLALDSDHTWSELVKAYEKVDPIATLPIHQRLVENELVEASAQHYRLAARRLAKMRKLSAGSEKSAEVNDLIADLREIHRRRPRLQQEFDRAGLP; from the coding sequence GTGACCTCGCTGGCCGACGCCGTTCTCCCGTTGATCCGGACCCGCTCGGATCTTCACAGCTACAGCGCCGCCTACTCGCACGGCAGGGACATGCACGAGGCGATCGACATCCTGGAGCAGGCGATCCCGACGACGGACCCTGTCGAGATCTATGCCGTGACCCACAAGGCGCTCGCGTCCTCAGTCAGGGTCATCGCTCGCGCGGACGACTCCGCCGGGATCATCGGCGACGCCTGTCGCCGATTGCTGGAACTCCACCCGCAGGCGGCCGCTGCAGCCCGGACGCCGGTCGGCAAGCTGATCGACTGGATGATCAAGTTCCAGTTCGACGACGACGGGGTCGACTACTTCGAACTCGACCCGGTGGCCTACGCGTCGGCGCTCGGCGACGCCGGCATGGCCGCCTATCGGAAGAGCCTGGCGGAGGTCGAGGCGACGCTCGGGCCGCGCCCATCGGAGGGCGAGCGATTGTCGTCAGCTCACTCGCACGCGTGGTTCACACTCGACTGGAACGCGCAGCGGCTCGCCGTCCTCGACCACGACATTGACGCGATCATCCGCACCCATGCGAAGGACCGGAAGGTCGCGGCGTGGCTGCAGGACACGGCGGAGGCGTTCGAGGAGATCGGCGAGATCGATCTGGCCATCGACTGGGCGAAGCAGGCCACGGACCTCGACCGCGGGCACCAGTCGCTCAAGGCCGCGGACTACTGGTGCGGTCTGCTGGAAGCCCACCGACCGAGCGAAGCGCTGGACGCCCGGCTCTCGGTGTTCCGCAAGTGGCCGTCTTCGTCGTCGGCGGCACGGGTGCACAAGGCGGCGGGCAAGTCCTGGCCGGACTATCGCGACGAGGTTGTAGCGACGCTGGCGGCGAGTCCGCGGGACGCGGTCCTGTTCGCGCTCCTCACCCTGAAGGAGCCCGAGTTCGCCTGGAACCTCGCTCACTCGTTGGCCCTCGATAGCGACCACACCTGGAGTGAACTGGTGAAGGCGTACGAGAAGGTCGACCCGATCGCCACGCTGCCGATCCATCAGCGCCTCGTCGAGAACGAGCTGGTCGAGGCCAGCGCCCAGCACTACCGGCTGGCAGCCCGGAGACTGGCCAAGATGCGGAAGCTCAGTGCCGGGTCCGAGAAGTCGGCGGAGGTCAACGACCTGATCGCGGACCTGCGCGAGATCCATCGGCGTCGCCCGCGGTTGCAGCAGGAGTTCGACCGGGCAGGGCTGCCCTGA
- a CDS encoding DUF1622 domain-containing protein: MLSAVEVLPEETLREGVDLLVRLVEAAGAAVIFLGAVVAVVQFLRVLPSRRPSRFTEVRLTLGRFLALGLEFQLASDVLRTAVAPSFEELGKLAAVAAIRTALNYFLAREIREESEQVARSRHERAATRGAAPGPADPP, translated from the coding sequence GTGCTGAGCGCTGTTGAGGTCCTGCCCGAGGAGACGCTGCGCGAGGGCGTCGACCTGCTCGTGCGTCTGGTCGAGGCCGCTGGAGCAGCGGTCATCTTCCTCGGCGCCGTCGTGGCCGTCGTGCAGTTCCTGCGCGTGCTGCCGAGCCGGCGGCCGTCGCGCTTCACCGAGGTCCGGCTCACCCTCGGCCGCTTCCTGGCGCTGGGGCTGGAGTTCCAGCTCGCGTCCGACGTGCTGCGCACCGCGGTCGCGCCGAGCTTCGAGGAGCTCGGCAAGCTGGCCGCCGTCGCCGCCATCCGCACCGCGCTGAACTACTTCCTGGCCCGCGAGATCCGCGAGGAGAGCGAGCAGGTCGCGCGCAGCCGGCACGAGCGCGCGGCCACGAGGGGCGCCGCGCCCGGCCCGGCGGACCCGCCGTGA
- a CDS encoding ADP-ribosylglycohydrolase family protein — protein MTTGRAPERHGLENYRSRVRGSLLGGAIGDALGGPVEFWSLDRIRAECGRDGVKEYLPESVDGARIYGRITDDTQMTLFTVDGMIRASVRQDRGLGFTVGVLHHAYDRWLDTQLQDGPDGERDGWLINERWLYSRRAPGNTCISALEVPRGGRRKLEQFGAEATNSSKGCGGVMRSAPFGLVPPWVWPLEWQFDAAAEAAGYTHGHPTGQMVSGALAVLIGALMRGNNLDRAIGEAMTQLRARHGHAEVYQAIEQAIETARRGPSPEHIESLRGGWVAEEALAMAIYASLVYPEPSQVVDALALSVTHSGDSDSTGAICGNILGALYGETALPPQLAFEVEGRDTILTLADDFVFEFASGDRLHGDYGPFTRWTDRYPGW, from the coding sequence ATGACAACCGGTAGGGCGCCCGAGCGACACGGACTCGAGAACTATCGCTCTCGAGTCCGAGGCAGCCTGCTGGGCGGGGCAATCGGGGACGCCCTCGGGGGCCCGGTCGAGTTCTGGAGCCTCGATCGGATTCGTGCCGAGTGCGGACGGGACGGAGTCAAGGAGTACCTCCCGGAAAGCGTCGACGGCGCCCGCATCTACGGCCGCATCACCGACGACACCCAGATGACCCTCTTCACCGTCGACGGGATGATTCGTGCCTCGGTCCGCCAAGACCGCGGTCTCGGCTTCACCGTGGGGGTTCTGCATCACGCTTACGACCGGTGGCTCGACACGCAGCTTCAGGACGGCCCCGACGGCGAGCGCGACGGCTGGCTGATCAACGAACGATGGCTGTACTCCCGGAGGGCTCCCGGCAACACCTGCATCTCTGCACTCGAAGTCCCGCGGGGCGGTCGCCGCAAGTTGGAGCAGTTTGGCGCGGAGGCGACCAACTCCTCCAAGGGGTGCGGCGGGGTCATGCGCAGCGCTCCGTTTGGTCTCGTACCTCCCTGGGTGTGGCCGTTGGAATGGCAGTTTGACGCGGCGGCGGAGGCCGCCGGCTACACGCACGGCCACCCCACCGGACAGATGGTTTCGGGGGCGCTGGCGGTTCTCATTGGCGCGCTGATGCGTGGAAACAATCTCGATCGAGCGATCGGTGAGGCGATGACCCAGCTGCGTGCTCGTCACGGCCACGCGGAGGTCTATCAAGCGATTGAGCAGGCGATCGAGACGGCCCGCCGCGGCCCGAGCCCTGAACACATCGAGTCGCTCAGGGGAGGCTGGGTCGCCGAGGAGGCTCTAGCCATGGCGATCTATGCCTCGCTCGTTTACCCAGAACCCAGCCAGGTGGTCGATGCCCTGGCCCTGTCCGTGACGCACTCGGGAGACAGCGACTCGACCGGCGCGATCTGCGGCAACATCCTCGGAGCACTTTACGGCGAGACGGCGTTGCCGCCCCAGCTCGCTTTCGAAGTCGAGGGCCGCGACACGATCCTCACCCTGGCCGATGACTTCGTCTTCGAGTTCGCATCCGGCGATCGCCTCCATGGCGACTACGGCCCGTTCACCAGATGGACGGACCGGTACCCGGGATGGTGA
- a CDS encoding nucleotidyl transferase AbiEii/AbiGii toxin family protein, which yields MSDSRLSDFQVELANVFFALPESAGFLLAGGGALIAQGIVPRPTEDLDFFTSRRAGSVEAASEALIAAVTARGWSHKLVRTGEEFRRWSITGPETVLVDLAVDSPAASTPTVTIAGPSFAPDELAIRKTLALFGRAEPRDFVDVYVLHQRFDREETLRKAAEADPGFDLAMFAATLRTHGRIQDQDFPDVGVPITDIRTYFDAWADEIDPR from the coding sequence GTGAGCGACTCAAGGCTGAGCGACTTCCAGGTCGAACTGGCCAACGTGTTCTTCGCCCTGCCCGAGTCGGCAGGCTTCCTGCTCGCCGGCGGCGGGGCTCTGATCGCCCAGGGGATCGTGCCGAGGCCGACCGAAGACCTCGACTTCTTCACATCGCGTCGCGCGGGCAGCGTCGAGGCGGCAAGCGAAGCGCTCATCGCCGCGGTCACGGCTCGCGGGTGGAGCCACAAGTTGGTGCGGACCGGCGAGGAGTTTCGGCGGTGGTCGATCACCGGCCCGGAGACGGTTCTCGTGGACCTCGCGGTCGACAGTCCCGCCGCCAGCACTCCGACCGTCACGATCGCCGGGCCGAGCTTCGCTCCCGACGAACTCGCGATCCGCAAGACGCTCGCGCTGTTCGGCCGTGCGGAGCCGCGTGACTTCGTCGACGTCTACGTGCTGCACCAGCGGTTCGACCGCGAGGAGACGCTCCGGAAGGCGGCCGAGGCCGATCCGGGCTTCGATCTCGCGATGTTCGCCGCGACGCTGCGGACCCATGGCCGCATCCAGGACCAGGACTTCCCGGACGTCGGCGTACCCATCACCGACATCCGGACCTACTTCGACGCCTGGGCCGACGAAATCGACCCGCGTTAG